The following DNA comes from Capsicum annuum cultivar UCD-10X-F1 chromosome 7, UCD10Xv1.1, whole genome shotgun sequence.
CCTCCTGTAGCAGCCTGAGATAGAACAGAATACCAGTCATATGAGACTTGCCATGCCACATAGCCTCTCAAATTCCCTCTTTTGCATAGGAAACTTTGGTTTTCACTGCCTCAACATCATCAAATCCAACCCAACTTGTCCCAACAGAgacataattcatcacataagTTGAATTATACGATGAATTATTAGCGCGGTATTTTATCATGTATGTCTTGATATTATTATCCCAACAATGCAAAATTACTCGCGAACGGCTCATTTTCAGACACATTATAGCAGGCCCTGCCCCTGTTGCCGCCGCGCCAATTTGGTTATTTTCTGGACTAACCAATGTCCAAACACAACCATAAAATGGCAATCCCAAAACAATCTTTTGACTAGGAAAACCATATTTGATCCAAGCATTAATCCCATAATCAGTGTTCAAATCACTATTTGGATCATACAATGCTGCAAAAGGGGATGTGTTATTTGTTGACCATGGTTCATAGTAATCAAATGCAAATACATGTAACCAATCCAAGTTTTCCTTCATTGACTCAATTGGATAAGTCCAATCTTCAATCCAAGGTGTGTTTTTGCTAATCATTGTTAATAAAAGTCGCGGATTTTTCGCTTGCTTGGACTCAAGATCAATAGCTACTCTCCAATCATCCAAAAGGGTAGCCAAATTCGACATTTCTTGGGACGAACTAGGCCAACTCCAGGTGAAATCAAGGCCATCAAAACCATACGATCGAGCGATTTCAATGGATGATtcaatgaagaattttcttccgGTAATCAAGTTTGCATTGGACATTGTTCGGTTCATCTCAATTGATACAAGTGTTTTGATTGATGGATTTTTCTTCTTGACAATGCTATTGAAGTTTTTAACTGGCTCATCATCTGATGATATTGTGACATTTACTTGTTCTGTTGATGAATTATAGTACATATCAGCATAGCCGTAGATGAGGTGAGTGTATAAAGTTGAATTGATGCTTTCAATATTGGATGTTTCACCATATTGCCAATAACCAGCTTTTATCCATGTTTGATTATCTAATGCTATTGATTTGTGTAGTTGGTATTGAAGAATTGTgctgaagaaaagaagaatggcAATGTCTTTGAATGCCATAGAAGAGGGGTACAAGAATAAATTAGTTGTAGTAACATACTAGAGAAACAGTTTACTTATATATAAATTCAGGATGTGTTttgtatgaaggaaaatatttggaaaataagtgattttcttacttatattttggtatttggttGGTAAGAAAAAGTATTGTCCCAAGAGTATCTATGCATAATCTAGGTAAATACTAATGACACCAAGCCCGACCACGATCTTAGATCCCAACTCCTGACACAGGATCCAGGACTCGTCCCCGACAACCGATTTGGAACTCGACCCCGCACCTGATATGGGACACGACCCAACCCAACACCAACCCGGTACCCAACCATGACTCATGTCTCCCCACTCAAGACCTAACCCTGACTCTTGACCCAATCAACTCACAGGACAACCCAaaggcaaacttcctcattctaacACTCATGCTAGGGACTCGAAATAAACATTCGATCCAGGACTCGACTCCCAACTCGAGCCATGACCCCAACTTCCGATACTCAACTGCAATTACTAACCTGATCCCGGTCCTGAATCCTGACTCCTTACACGAAACCCAGCCACGACTTTCAACCTGGGACACGACCCCAACACTCGGCCTGAGACCTGACCTAGACACCTAACTTCCAACTCTCGAGTCAAGACCCCACCCTAACACCCCACATGGACCCGAGTTTAGGGTCTCGAGTTGAGGTCATGATTCTGGATTGAGGCTGTGTTTGAGATTGTGGTCTCGAGTAGAGGTCGACTTTCGAGTCTTATGCCTTGGATCTGGTTTGAGAGTCAGGCCTCGAGCCGAAAGTCCTGTATTAGCAATGGAAAAAATAGACTGAAAGACCCTCTCAAGTCTGTAATTAAATAAAGGCGACAAGTGGGTCccacaatattattaagttaaaaaagaTAAAGTCACTTAAACAACTGGGACAGTTATTCGACAATTGCATTAGTTATCCCAACAATTATCAAAGTTGTCCAACAACTTTGtacagttgtcgaacaactttgcaAAGCTGTCGAACAATTTTGATAGTTGTTGATACAACCTTTTTAGTTGttggagagaaaatattttaaaaaatggagaACTTTTAtccttttacctaatttttaaaatttgaaggaCCCAATTAACTGACAAAtttgtttgtcccttttaattcaaACGGGAGTTGGGTCTTGGATCGAGGTCATGAATCGGGTTCCGAGTCTAGAATTGAGGGTCAGGGTTGGGAGTCGAATCTAGGGTTAGTGTCGGGAATTGGTACCCGCCAGTAGGGTTAGAGCAGAAAGTTGGGGTGTGAGGTTGAAAAAGAGTTTTGGTAGAATGTGACTCCCCTTTTAACGAACCTTACATGTCGCTAATTCGAATTAGTCGGAATCCAATAACTGGTATTGAATACAGTGTGGGGAAAAATAGAAGTTCTTGCATGCtggatttcttttctcaattAGTGGAAAAGTCTTACAAGACATGaggttacatgcatgaacaatataaTTTGTTTTCGAAAGAAATTACATcacctaaaaaaataataagctaCTTACCTAATTCTCTCTCTTTCCGATGACGGAACAAACGTATGCGAACATCGCCCCAGCGGAACCCCCTGATAAAGGGGTAACCCAAATGACAATTGATGAACCAAAAGGTGTTTCTTACAGTGACATCGCCAAGAACAACAGCCAAGAGGACACAAATTATTTTGCCTACTGTCTGGAGGACGTGAATACCGAGGGTCAACCGATTCCCCAAGATGCCATCAAACTAACAGAGGAAGATAAAGAGAGAATTTACGGTCCTTGGAAATTCTCTGTTATCATAAAAGCGGTAGGCAAAAGGTTCAATCACCACTACCTACGGAACAAGCTTACCGAACTATAGAAGATCCAGGAACCCTTTCCTCTCATCGATCTTGGTTATGATTTCTACAAGAAAAAATTCAGTCGAGAGGAACACCAAAAAAGGCGCTCCAACAAGGCCCATGGTTTGTGGCCGGAGCATACCTCTATATCCGTAACTGGATCCCTAACTTCGTACCCAGTGAATCCAAGGTCCTAACGACTGTGATCTAGGTCAAGTTGTCGGAGCTACCTACTGAATTTTACGACAGAAACATACTAGAAAGAGTGGGAAGAAAAATTGGACAACTAGTAAAAATCGATGCTTGCACATCAACGACTCTACGCGGACAATACGCACGCATTTGGAACACTAAGGGTGCTAACGATGCTGACTTCAAAAGGCACTGTAAAGTTATGGTTGACCTTCACAAGCCCTCAATCCTAGCTCTCCTGGAGACTAGGATGGGTGATCATAACCATCTGGCTGATTTCGTAGGCTACAATAAGAAGATCCAATATCCTGTTGTTAGGAGCTCTGGGGGACTTGTTATTATGTGGAATGATGATAATATCAGTATAACTGACATCAATATCTCTTCTCAGGGTATCCATGTCACTGTTCAGGTTAGTAGTCCTCCCTCTTCCTAGTTTTTTAGTGCCATCTATACCAGTAACTGTCATATTAAAAGGAAAACCCTATGGGACCAGCTCAGATCTAGGGGTTACACCATAAGGGACTTTCCTAATAGTGCTTGGTTGGTGGGAGGTGACTTTAATGAAATCCTAAAATCCTCTGAGAAATTTGGGGGTAATGGTATTAATCACAGTAGAGCTAGACTTTTCTGGGACTGTATTAACTATAGTAAACTTATTGACTTGGGTTTTAAAGGCAGTAAGTTCACTTGGTCTAATAAAAGGCATAGAAACAAGAAAGCCCTTATTTTGGAGAGACTAGATAAATGTATAGCCAATAATAATTGGATAAACCTCTTCCCTGGATCCTCTGTAACTCATCTGCCCAGGACTCACTCTGATCACCCCCACCATGTTAGTCAGCCTCACAAACCTTCACCTGATTTCCAGTAAACCTTTCAGGATAGAAACCATTTGGTGTTCCCACCCAACCTTACCTGGAATGGTTGACAGATGCTTCAATGGCAACACTGATCTTACCCAGGCCACCTCAAACTTTGAAGTCATCATTACCTCCTGGAATAGGGAGATTTTTGAAAACCTCTTCCATAAGAAAAAAACCCTCCTTGCTAGATTGGAAGGCATTCAGAACTCTAATGATTATCCCTTTAGCTCTTTCCTCCACAATCTAGAAAATAAGCTCTCTAAGGAATATAGTGATATCCTTAGGCAAGAGTAGGACTTCTGGCAGCTAAAGTCTAGAATAAGCTAGCTCACTGAGGGGGACAACAACACCAGATTCTTTCACACTTCCACTATTAATAGGAGGGGGAAGAACAGAATCAATTCCCTTAAAGATGATCTGGGTACCTAGGTCTATACCTAAAAATAATCACTAACTGCATCATGCAATTCTACCAAGGCCTGTTCTCCACTGAacacacctcatctaccctcaggTACCAAACAAACCCTTCCTCCAGGGGTTCTATCAACCCCATGGACCACCAGGGCTTGGAAAGTGTCCCTAATCATGATGACATCAAGAGAGTTGTCTTATCTTTCAAGCCTGATAAGGAACCTGGCCCTGATGGCTTATAATctcttttttaccaaaaataCTAGGAAATCCTGGGCAACTCTGTAGTAAAGTTCTGTCAAGACACCTTCACTACCTGTACTATggatgagaaattaaattctacttaTCTCTACCTAATCCCTAAATGCAACAATGCCATAAACCTTAGAAATTTCAGACCTATTAGCCTCTGCAACACCCAATATAAGATAATCACCAAAATCATTGCCAATAGAATGAAACATCACCTGGCAAACATCATTAGCCCCACTCAATCAAGCTTCCTATCCAGCAGAAGAGCCTCTGATAATGCCCTCATTGTTCAAGATTATATCACCCACTTCtcaaaaatgcaaggaaaaataGCCAACATGATCCTCAAGATTGATCTTGAAAAGACTTTTGACAGAATGGAATGCTCTTTTATAAAATAGGCTCTCTATTTTTTCAACTCCCCCTAACCTTATCAAGATGATCATGTCCTGTATTTCTACCTCATCTATCTCTATCCTCGTTAATGGGGGGAAAACTGAGTACTTCAAGCCTACTAGAGGAATAAGGTAGGGAGACTCCCTATTACCCTACATCTTCATCACTTGCATGGAACTTATGTCTAGGAGGATTGACTATGAGGTTGACCTTCTGAACTAGGACCCTAGGAATAGGGACTTTCACTTTCTCCTAGACTCTATGAACTCCAAGCTAGGGGGTGGAAACAAAATTCCTCAATAGGACTGGGATAACTACTCTAGCCAAGGCGTCCCTTAGCAGTATTCCTAACCACATCATGTAATACATCTTTATCCTCAAACAAACCCTTAAACTcattaataaaatttagagaaacTTTATTTGGGGAACTATCAGAATGTATATGATCTCTTGAAATACTGTCACTCTCGCCAAAGGAGAAGGGGGACTAAGGATCCAGAGGGCTGACATTAAGAATGATGCCATCCTGATGAGTTTAGCCTGGAGAGTTATGAACCAACCCACCAACCTTTGGGTCAGAGTCTTGAAACAGAAGTACAGCAACGATGGCATGGCTTGCCACAATAGTGCTTCCAGAACCTGGAAAAACATTACAAGGGTTGGACCAACTGTAGAAATACTTCTACTTGGGCTATGAAGGATGGGAATAATGTTAATTTTTGGGGAGACAGGTGGCTTCCTAACTGCAAACCCATCAAAAAAATCATTCATGGACCTCTTCAGATCAAAGAGGACCAAATAAATCTATCATGAGTGTGGTAACAAGGCAACTAAAACTTTGACTTCTTATCCATTCACATTCCTCACGATCTCAGACACCATATTAAAAGCACCTTATGTGCTAACATGCGTATCACTAAAGACACACCTGCGTAGTCCCTGAACGGCAAAGGCTCTTTCTCTACTAGCACAAACTACCATCATCTTGCTTGCAACAAGGCTTGCAATCACAAAGACCGCTCTTTGTCTTATATTAATGCCTTTAATTGGATCTGGAAACTGCCTATCCCTTCAAAGCTCAAATTTTTCATTTGGCTCCTACATCATGATAGGCTACCTTCTATCCTGAACCTAGAAAAAAGGGGGATTGAAGTCAACCCTCATTGCCCCTCATGTCCCAATATCATTGAGAGCACCAACCATATCTTCTATAAGTGCCCTAATGTTGCTAATCTTTGGGAAAACCTAATGTTTTCAGCAAAAAAGCCTACTTTCATTACTACTTTCAGCTTTAAGGTGCCAAACTGGCCAAACACATGGAAAATCATAAAGCATAAAGGCTTTGACCACCTCATTCTCTAGCATGAGATCATTCCTCAATGTCTTTGGGCAATCTGGAAATCCAGAAACAAAAATCTCTTCAGCCATAGCAATGATAAACCTTCCTTCAACCAAGTTTATGTTGATACTGTCGAATTCAGCCACCTTCATCTCAAAGGGAAAAAACGAAACCACTTAACCGCAATCTCTATCAAATGGAccctccccccaaaaaaaaatcacTACAAGCCAAATGTTGATGGCTCGTGCGTGGGGACCCAGGGAAAGGGGGAATAGGTGGAGTCATTAGGAACCATAATGGGGAGTGGATCATGGGATTCAGCCAAAGCTTCATAAATGCCACTAATAACCAAATGGAGCTCTTAGCTCTCAAAGAGGGTCTTAATCTTGTTACTCACTATAATCTGTTGCCTGTTGAGATTAACACCGATTCTATTGAAATCTTAAACTGGCTCCAAAAAGGTAACAAACATTATGATGGTATTATTGATGTCTGCAGGTCCAGGTTAATAGAGGCCGGCTCACCAACAGTCAAACACTGCTATAAGGAGCAAAACCAAGTTGCGGACAAGCTAGCTAAACAAGGAACAATATCAAACTTCGTGAATGAACCACATCTTTTGCTAATTCCTCCAATGTATGCCCAACAAGAGCTATGGGCAGACATGATAGGAACTTTTTTTGAAAGATCTGTTAGGATTAATGCTCAAACTCTTGCTGAGCAAAGTCTCTCCTCTTTTGCTACTAACCCAAGCTAAACAAGCTGGTTCTGTAACTATAAACCTTTTATTCTCTGCTTGTTAATCTAAATTGCTtctttttgaccaaaaaaatataatttgttttgaCTTATTGTATTCTTCTCTTTTAAAAAGAAAgtatgaaaaggaagaaaatgtCGGGCGGGTAATTATAATGATTCTTGAAACTGAtgtgacaataattttttcacTTACTATATTTGTTTGAACGATCAGTGTTTTAAAGGCGGAGGTGTAAGGTGAGGCGTTTTACCTGATATGGGGTGAGGCATAAGCCCCACGGatcttataatttttaatattttataatttaatattattagaaataaatattttttaaaagaaatcacccaaaaaggtaaaattatatcaaaattattttttaaaaaaaaggtagaTGAAAGATGCGTCTAAAACTGTTTAAACAAAAAGATAACCAAAGTCGAATAATACAGCCAATATAGAAAGTCACCTTCTCATATTAATAAcctattatgtcctaaaaatacaAGTTGATATAAAAAATAGTACATAATTAATCAATCCCTACCTTCTCGTTACTCAATTTGTATATTAACACATTCATTTACCATATATTGTAGTTTAAAAGAGAGGGAAAAAGGTAGATAACTTTAAAACTAGTCACTATACGACTtgcaaaaatctaaaagaaaagaaaagaactagGAAGATGAAAGTGTGAACCCAAGATCTTCTTGAGTAGCGATATCATCAACACCCACCGACAAATACATGTGAAAGTGTGATTTTTAAGATTTCTTTTAATTTCGATTTGAATATTTAAGTATTTatcaatcatatattttaatattaagttTAAATTAGATACtatttaatagaaaaaattattttattttgcaaaGTTTTCTGAACTTACACCTAATTTACGCCTCATGCTTAGGCGAATGCCCCCAATGCTTAGGCAAACTCCTCAATAACATAGGTGGAGTCAAAAATTTTAGCTTATGGATTATGAACGATAATTCTCTTTTCTTattgaatttttgatatattatttatacacattttaaataaatttttaacacAAATACAGTGTTAATTTGATCCTAAATTTGGTAAGTTTAACTACCAAATTTGCATTATTGGTGGGTCTTCCATGTTGCATATATTGGGGGCCATTGAATTGCCTTTTTAATGGAAAATGGAAAGCAAAAAGTCTTTTGTGCAATTTCCAGCAATATACAACTTTTTGCTATTTGAAGTTTGTTGGCATACTATTGTGGACTAAATTTCAAAATGCGATACATAATTATCATGTTCTTTGTAGAAATTTTGATGGGAAAAAGACACCACGTagcttttttaaaaagtaatgaGCAATAATGGCCCATGTTTCTTAATTTGGACAAAAGTAACACTTTGGCTGTTTTTAATACCATTTATTAGCCCTTTGTTTTAATAAGCCACACGCGTCCTCTATTTTAATAAACTACAcactaaagaataaaaaaaatcatacgCGCCCTTTGCAGTTGCTCTTTTcccgaaaaaaaaaaagaaaaaacttgtaTCTACAGTTCACACTAGCAGTTGTCTTTTTTTCGAAAAAAGGGTAATAACTGGTACCTACAGTCCCGTTACCTTTTTCGACTGTTCTTTGCGATTAGATTTTCTGAAGTTTGTTGTgctgaaaatgaagaaaaaaagttaaTACTGATACAAAATTAGCTGGTAAAGGTATAAGATATGATCCTAATTTCGTTGCTCCAGATgatgattttgaagatttaaCAAATCTTGAAGTTCGATTGAAGGATTTGAAGAATGTTCATGCTAGTCCTAGTCGAATTACTAGGTCTcgaggtaaattagtagttgatcCATCAATGGCGAAAtgaaaaaaacaactaaaaaaatgGCACATACAGATCTGAGTGATGATTCAGATCTTGTTGTCattcataaaaaaaacaaaaaaaaacagtgattcaaaaaatgatgaagatgatggtaAGTCATCTAAAGGAAAGGAGAAGATAATTGTGACTGATGAAAGAGATGCTCTTGTTCCtccgaaaaaaatgaaaaaaaggaatcGATCAAATGACGGAGAAGATGATGctcaatcatctaaaaataaaagtaaaaagttCCTTGAAAGAGAAAAATACCCAAATTAACTGATTTTGAGGTACATTGTTGTGCTTTTGTATGTATTAATTATGTCTGATAGATGTTCACTTGTTGTGTAGAATTTGTgtatgtttgaaatatgtgtggtattgatgtatataatatgtgtcagtgttgtatatgaaatatattgggtagtaatttttgtgaaatttagtgTACATTGACTGTATAACTATTTGTGTATCAGAATTGAATAAGAACTGTgcatagtttgaatatttatattgtgaATGTGTAAAATTAACAAGACTGTTGAaatatgagtaaaattagtgtacATTGAATGCATAACTATTTGAGAATCAGGATTGTATAGGAACTGTAtctagtttgaatatttatactgTATGACTAAAATTAGTGTGCATTGACTGTATAGCTATTTGTGCATCAGGATGGTATAAGAAttgtgtatagtttgaatatttatactgTATGCATACAATTAGTGTACATTGACAGTACAGCTTTTTGTATATCAGAATTGTATAAgaactgtgtatagtttgaatatttatattataactGTGTAAAATTAAAAACAACGTTATAATGATTACTGTATTAGTAAAATTAGTGTACATTTTCTATATAACTATATGTGTATCAGGATTGTATAAgaactgtgtatagtttgaatatttatattgtatatgTATACTTAGTGTATATTGACTGTACAACTATTTGTGTATCTGGATTGTATAAGAACTGTGTATAGTTTGACTATTTATATTGTAACGGTGTACAATTAGCAACACTGTATGAGTAATATATGTagctttttgaaatatttataccTAAAAGCACACTTATATATTGCAGGTTTTGGATTTGTTTCTTGGTCCATCTGATCATTACAAGTGTCAGCTTAGTGTGCACACAAACTGTGCTATTGTGACTGCGTTGAAATCTAAGTTGGACAAGAAGCAACTTGATTTGTTTAAGAATAGTTGCTTTAGGTATTTCTTATCTTTACCAAATGTTTTTCCTCAAAATCAACTTATCCATGGAATGTTGTTTAGGGAACTTGTTTGTGAGAGAGATGATGAAATATGAATTAAAGTGAATAACACTAGGTTACGTTTCGGCTTACAAGAGTTTGCTATAATTAGCGGCTTAAAATATACCGAAAATTACAATAATGAGTCTGTTGTTAGTGAAGAAAGTAAGTTGACGGAGTTGTATTTTTCAGGAAAGTCCAAGGTCACAAACCTTGATTTAAAAGAGTGTTTCATGGGAAAAAAGTGGCAATGTGATGAAGATGCTTTACAAATTTCTGTTTTGTTCttcatttattcctttattttttctgtCACGTATAGTTATAACTAAGAATGATTTCTTATTGGTTGAATCTGGAAACTATGAAACATTTCCTTAGAGAAACTTGTGTTTTCGTCTGATGTTAGAGTCAATGAAGTCTAATATTTACCAGCAAAAAACTATGTATCGTTGTGTTGGTTTTCCTCTTGCATTTCAGTGTTGGTTTTATGAGTGTTGTCCTTATGCCAATGGCCATCTTGCTGACCGAGTGGGCTATGGTGTACCACGTATACTGAATTGATTTGTAAAGTATAGACCAACATACAAGGAGGTCAAgtctgtatttttttatattaggcAAGAGCAGGTATATCAttgttttaaattgtaatttatatAGGCTTTGTTAAAATGTAACGTGCTTCTTAAATGTCGAGTGTTGTTTTTTATGTCCAGGTTGTGTTGCGTAACATTACGCCTACAGTTCTTGAAAAAACAATCCTTCAATTACCTGATTTCAAACCTGTGGATACGATTGTGCACTCTGTTGATTTGCCTAGCACCAGTAAACAAGAATGTAGTCAGTCGAGCTCAGATAATGAATTGGCACTTTTGCGAAGTGATGTTAAAATGGTATGTCAaagatttttattaatatttgtatgtttttgttaattgatgtgttgactttttccttttatatttagtTAACGGAAAAGGTTTCCTCGATGGAGAAGTTTATGAAATCctcatttgaattgatttttcgaGCTTTAGATATAAAGAATGAGCCTAAGGTATTCTTTTCCtgaatttctcctatttttttaacaaatcttATATAAactattgtacttattttataaaGTTTTTTTAAAGGTTGGTATATCAATTGGTGATAACGATGGTGACAACTCAAATGAAAAAGACGATGAGACACCTAATGTTGGTGGTACAGGTGATGATCAAGTTAATGATCCACCTAATGTGGGACAACAAAATAATATCGTACCAGAAGTGGATCATATAAGTGTCAATTTGATGGATGATGTAGGAAAAGCAACAGATTGTGTAGGTGGTGACGTAATTGGGTATTTGGTAGATGCCGTTGGAGAGAAAGTTAATTTTGTAGGTGATTATATAGGTGGTCATGTCGATGTTGATTCTGTGACTGAAACTTTAAAGGATGGTGCATGGaagaatttttcagatttcaattttttgaaGTTCACACAAAGCTCAGGTGAAAATAAGGATATAGGGGAGGGTAGAGATAGTCAGGTTGATAGTGATTGACCtaattttactaattttgaaGTGTCTAAATTTACTCAACCTTTTCGTGATCAAAAGACACAAAAAGAAGGTGATGTGGCAGTGGTTAGTCAGAATGAGCTTGACTGTCGAAATTCTAGatgctgaaatttctaagttcacTCAACCCAATAAGAGTGTTGCAACAACTGATGCGACTGATTTAGTATGTGATAATGCTATAAAAGTTGATGCAATTACAAGTGATAATGTTAAAGGGATTGAGGAAAACATAGTGGCTACGCCTGTTATGTTGGATGAAACACTTGCTATTCCTCGCCGATTACGTAAGCCAGC
Coding sequences within:
- the LOC107856676 gene encoding class V chitinase-like, with translation MAFKDIAILLFFSTILQYQLHKSIALDNQTWIKAGYWQYGETSNIESINSTLYTHLIYGYADMYYNSSTEQVNVTISSDDEPVKNFNSIVKKKNPSIKTLVSIEMNRTMSNANLITGRKFFIESSIEIARSYGFDGLDFTWSWPSSSQEMSNLATLLDDWRVAIDLESKQAKNPRLLLTMISKNTPWIEDWTYPIESMKENLDWLHVFAFDYYEPWSTNNTSPFAALYDPNSDLNTDYGINAWIKYGFPSQKIVLGLPFYGCVWTLVSPENNQIGAAATGAGPAIMCLKMSRSRVILHCWDNNIKTYMIKYRANNSSYNSTYVMNYVSVGTSWVGFDDVEAVKTKVSYAKEGI